One window of Medicago truncatula cultivar Jemalong A17 chromosome 2, MtrunA17r5.0-ANR, whole genome shotgun sequence genomic DNA carries:
- the LOC11414727 gene encoding uncharacterized protein, which translates to MAKRGLKICLIVSTLFLIIISIVTLTLILTIFKPKDPTIRANFAQFNFLSANITMNMTLGMVITIVNPNYAGFKYQNSISYINYHDTIVGNVPIESQLVPARSEINVTTSADLMVGKLLQNPQFWKDMVHNRMIINFTSTTELPGKAILLKYIKLKAITYCSCDISVNITSNGADSNCKSRIKLFYFGS; encoded by the coding sequence ATGGCTAAAAGAGGCctaaaaatttgtttgatcGTGTCTACATTGTTCTTGATCATTATCTCAATTGTGACACTAACTTTGATTTTAACCATCTTTAAGCCCAAGGATCCTACTATTCGTGCCAACTTTGCTCAATTCAATTTCCTTTCAGCCAATATAACCATGAATATGACTTTAGGCATGGTTATAACAATAGTCAACCCAAACTATGCAGGCTTCAAATATCAAAATTCCATAAGTTATATCAATTATCATGATACTATTGTAGGCAATGTTCCAATAGAGTCACAACTTGTTCCAGCACGTAGTGAAATTAATGTGACCACTTCAGCAGATTTAATGGTGggaaaattgttacaaaatccACAATTTTGGAAAGATATGGTACATAATAGGATGATAATTAATTTTACATCAACAACTGAATTGCCTGGGAAAGCAATTCTTTTGAAATATATCAAATTGAAGGCTATAACATATTGCTCGTGTGACATCTCTGTTAATATAACTTCCAATGGTGCTGATAGCAATTGCAAATCTAGAATCAAGTTATTTTACTTTGgaagctag
- the LOC112419452 gene encoding acidic proline-rich protein PRP33-like gives MAHNVRQVYYVPYPPTLPRKRGWSVAIKTKPRGCIETEEPNEEVAYQADDMTHVNEIIEVDQVTSWHDSQVDPSILEMRDEVEDENEDVVDDNNEGDQQDNQVDDGDVDEYNYAFTMPPKEKEKGKSKDGRRRFKTHIADPATLATLTPFPRPPSSSSQGSTGSSQASAVAPARWSSVVAPAGFILPTGYQLPPPPTFPHGQTDFMIPQHQQPPPPQHQQPPPQPQPQQGADDDDEEMADYPQDDQERYIIVPSGNSFMPCKPAASAIRDIIQGRFHGFWKTYGDVPDDEKNACVPGTPGTMIRSGGTFTLELLPASPTCCDMSDFVTRLLERGPTGSGSHL, from the exons ATGGCACACAATGTTAGGCAAGTGTACTATGTTCCTTATCCCCCAACTCTACCACGCAAACGAGGTTGGTCTGttgcaatcaaaacaaaaccgAGGGGCTGCATCGAGACTGAAGAACCAAACGAAGAAGTTGCTTACCAAGCCGATGATATGACACATGTAAATGAGATAATTGAAGTAGATCAAGTTACAAGTTGGCATGACTCTCAGGTTGATCCTTCTATTTTGGAGATGCGtgatgaagttgaagatgagaatgaagacgttgttgatgataataatGAAGGGGACCAGCAAGACAATCAAGTTGATGATGGTGATGTCGATGAATATAACTATGC ATTCACAATGCCTccgaaagaaaaagagaaaggcAAGAGCAAGGATGGCAGGAGGCGGTTCAAAACACACATTGCGGATCCAGCCACACTTGCCACATTGACTCCCTTTCCCAGACCACCCTCTTCTTCTAGCCAGGGATCGACTGGGTCATCCCAAGCTAGTGCTGTTGCACCCGCTAGATGGTCTAGTGTTGTTGCACCTGCTGGTTTTATCCTCCCTACAGGTTACCAGTTGCCTCCTCCACCAACATTTCCTCATGGGCAGACCGACTTTATGATccctcaacatcaacaaccccCACCACCCCAACATCAACAACCCCCGCCCCAACCCCAACCCCAACAGGgtgctgatgatgatgatgaggagatGGCAGATTATCCGCAAGATGATCAAGAGCGTTACATCATTGTGCCTAGCGGAAACTC TTTCATGCCCTGCAAGCCAGCTGCCAGTGCCATTAGAGACATCATCCAGGGGAGGTTTCATGGATTTTGGAAGACTTATGGTGATGTCCCAGATGATGAAAAGAATGCATG TGTACCTGGAACCCCAGGTACTATGATCAGATCAGGAGGAACTTTCACATTAGAGCTTCTGCCTGCCTCTCCGACATGTTGCGACATGTCCGACTTCGTCACGAGGCTGCTGGAAAGAGGCCCTACTGGATCGGGGAGCCACTTATGA